The nucleotide sequence attttccttcaaatgtgttctgctgaaaaaagaaaatcaaacagcACAATAAACACAAAGTTAACAGCAAGCCTtaattaatcatatatatatatatatatatatatatatatatatatatgtatatatagatagatacacacacacacacacacacacacacatatataaagcattttaaacatttgcattgtTTGAATTTAATTGACCACAGTGGTTTCctaaataaatctataaaaaaataaagttaatcAAAAGGTTGAacaatatcgcccagccctagtagtTAAAGCAATTCAAAGTGCATGGCAAGTATGCAAATGATGGGATGATTTGTAAAAATTCAATTAATGTTTAAGACCGATTCAAATCGTTAAAGAGGAACATGTGCTCTTTTAATCTGCATAACATGTCTTATTACAGCGACATGAATGAATTACtaaacagaaataaacagaaGTATAAAGAGAGACTCACAGCCTCTTGCTCCTGTGCATCAATCTTTGCAGTCTGATTGTCCACTGGCTCAGGGACTGTCAATGTAGCAAACTGTAGATGGAGACAGGCAGAAAGAGAATCCTTTAATACACACTGCAGCAGAAGAGAAGTTCAAGTTCAGTCAATGTTGAAGAGAAAAATCACAAACTTACCTTCTTCTCAAACTCATCCACCATGCCTGCTCTAGCCACAACACTTCTGTAGAAACTCCAGTCGATGGGAGCTGGCTTCTCCGGTAAGGACGCAAGTCTGCAAGTGAAAATGATGAGCTTCGAATTAAAAATGACCTCTACCCTGAATTGACTTAGGTCCACTTCATACCCTTGACCTGGGGGTTACGAATTTTGCACAAATCCATAATGTTCACGTGATAAAAGGTACGACCAAACAATCGGCACAGATTTGAAACCACTATGCTGAAAGTGTGTAGTAAAAGTAAACAGACGCACTTTGCTGTGATGGCATCACTGCGGGTCTTCAGGCTATTGAACATGGCTCTCTGGTTCGGTGGGACCCTCTCCGCAAAAGCCAGCCAATCAATGGCCTTTACAGCTGCGCGTCGCCCTGCCATCTTTCTGTTCCTGTCAACATATTCAAACAAGACTTTGTTATTAGTAATGACATTAACAAAACCTTTCACGAGTTTAGATATGTAATGAGTCAGGCAAGATTgagagatatagatatatatatgtgtgtgtgtgtgtgtgtgtatctcaatCTTGCCTGACTCtctatatatattacacacacacacacacacacacacacacacacacacacacacatacatacacacaaacacatatacacacatacacatatacacacatacatacatacatacatacataatattGACGCATGCAAACAATCAGGGACAGAAAGTCAACACATAAATCAAGGTGGTTCTGACGGTCAAGCATTTTTAATTCATGTATGTATTTCACGGTCAAACTCACAGTTTAATAGTTTAAATTGATTACAATTAAtcaattatgagaaacagaaacgAAAATATGCTGTTTTGCACACAAGTCAACAAGACAAGGTCAGCATATGACATATATAGGCAAAGTTTAAAGATAACAAGCCGGAAACAGCATCATTTCtcataaacacaaaaaataaagactagtcttaattttttataaattataaaagcaATATGCGCTGTTTCAATTAAGAAACGAGGGCATGTTTGCAAATACTCACCGCTGAAGGATCAAGCCACTGCAATGACAGAAGCGTGATGGCCGCCAGACACCGGAAACACAGTTAAGAATGATGTGACTCTTCACTGGCACCTAGCAGACTGGAGAGAAACTACAGCGCATTTAAATACAACGAGACTGCAGCATCTCTCTTGTCCACTAGATGTCAGGAAAACGCCATAGCATTCTCAAAGCAAGTACAACTAATCACAAAATGAAAAAGATTATTAGgcttctcttatcatttactcacccatcccagatgtgtatcactttctttcttctgctgaacacaaatgaagatttgaaaTGAagaatgaagatatttagaagaacatttcagctctgtaggtccatacaatgcaagtggatggtgaccaaaacttaaatctatattttcagaagtgatatgataggtgtaccTCCAtatgtgaaaaacagatcaatatttcactcctttttttactatcaatctcaacCTTcaaccagccccgaccagtaggtgttGAAATGTGCGTGCAAATcaacaaacacaaaagaagaagaaagtgaaagtgcagattgatagtaaaaaaggacttaaacatgtACATGTGACTTAATTTGTatgaagacattgatttcagcagATCTTGCTCATGTTTCAATGGCCGTTGTTGATATCTCAAGAAAGTTTACCCTTCGAGGGCCACCCCAGTAAGCGAGAAACAAGGAAGTGTGAAAAAGGACTATTGATAGTAAAAAGTATTGATATTACCCACCCCTATCATATCgcatctgaagatatagatttaagcGCTcgatttgtatggattacttttatgctgcctttatgtgcttttgagagcttcaaagttctggccaccattaacttgcattgaatgaccaacaaagctgagatattcttctaaaaatcctcattagtgttctacagaagaaagaaagtcatacacatctgagatggcatgagggtgagtcaattatgtgagaatttacattttagagTAAACTATTCCTTCAACATGACTTTATCTAGGGGTCTGAATGCCTGTAGCCTACAATATGAAATAATATTATGTTAGGACACTGAAATAATACATTAGGAGGATGAAATAACAAGGAGGAACTACACTCTATGTTGACATGTTTTCTTGTCTAATTTGTTTTCTCTGTTTATGCAGATGACGCAAGCTTCCTGTGTGCCTGTTTACTATTTTAGGCACTGCCTTTTTGACCTGGGGTGTTCTTAAATTTCACCTGTGCCATCTGCCTGTCTGTGACTCATGTTTTTGCTGATTTGTTTAAGGTCTTCATGTGAAACTAGTACTTACTGTAGAGTCTGACTTTACATTCTGGACTGTAAAATCAATCCAGAaacatttattatgcatttactttgagttattacattttaattttttaaataaatgattggcagaaaaatacttattttgtgtatTCTCTTTGTAACACAATGGTCATGTTTGATTGAaagcataatgacattaacttaaaaaaaatgatccttatgaatgctaaactttgacaaataatagtttgataatgtctacaTATATATCGAAAAgcatatcttgtgataaaatataaaatcaggTTACAACAAGCCATCAGTCTACACATTAGTTGGCTACAGccatctactggctgttactggcatgacatggttttcaagtcattttattagGGCCAAAGCAATGAAAGTGCCCGCTTGAAAATGGGCACTTAAGGGGGAAGCCCATTTTAACCTACAGTCatcaaaattggtacatatattgttctcataaAGCCGAACATCTTTCATActcacagtcattagctccgaccaacaggaagtctgccatTTTTGATTTTTGGAAAATCGCAGGTTCCgaatattttttttcactctaagtcctcatggtggctttgtgactcgcctaaatccgggtggcggaggacgaatctcagttgcctccatatctgagaccgtcaatccgcatgtggcttgttgtatgcgttaccacagagacatagcgcatgtgaaggtttcacgctattctctgcggcatccatgcacaactcaccacgtgccccaccgagagcgagaaccacaatatggcgaccaagaggaggttactccatgtgactctactctccctagcaaccttTTATTTATGTAGTTCtaatcaagccggacaactttcaaaattatagtcattaggtctgcccaacaggaagtcggccatttaaTTTTGTAGTctttgaacttttaaatactcctccttggTGATTCaagagactgtcaccacatttagacaatatTATGCCAAGAGACTGCAGATGCTAAAttgtaaacagatttttttttatatt is from Xyrauchen texanus isolate HMW12.3.18 chromosome 8, RBS_HiC_50CHRs, whole genome shotgun sequence and encodes:
- the LOC127648258 gene encoding ATP synthase subunit d, mitochondrial-like, which produces MAGRRAAVKAIDWLAFAERVPPNQRAMFNSLKTRSDAITAKLASLPEKPAPIDWSFYRSVVARAGMVDEFEKKFATLTVPEPVDNQTAKIDAQEQEANKNAAVYLEASKARIAEYEMGLEKFRNMIPFDQMTIEDLNHTFPETKLDKAKHPYWPHKPITEL